Below is a genomic region from Rosa chinensis cultivar Old Blush chromosome 5, RchiOBHm-V2, whole genome shotgun sequence.
GCCAATTCTTATGTCTCATTCCTTTCTCTCTCAGTTCTCCTGAAAATGTTTTGGTAAGAAGTTACAAAAGGAGTTTCAATGGATTTGCTGCCAGACTCACTGACCAGGAAAGAGAAAAACTTTCTAGTGAGTGATCCGAGACACTTTATTATATACTATTTTGAAGAGGTAATACCGTTTGGTTTGAGAACTTATCATGTTTGTAAACTGTGCTGTCTGTGCACTGCAGAAATGAAGGAAGTAGTCTCTGTTTTTCCAAGCAGAACATTGCAACTTCAAACAACAAGATCTTGGGACTTCATGGGATTCAATGAGAAAATTGGTCGAAATGCCACAGTTGAGAGTGATATTATTGTGGGTGTCATTGACAGTGGAATTTGGCCTGAATCTGAGAGTTTTAAGGATGAAGGTTTTGGTCCTCCACCCAAGAAGTGGAAAGGTGCTTGTGAAGGGGGCAAAAAATTTACTTGCAACAagtatgctctctctctctctctctcagcacTCTAGTGATTGTAGTTGCTCTTACAAATGCTCTCTAGTTTTGTTAACTGTTGCTAACCCACACAATCACATAGCAAAAATCACCAAGAaataataagagaaaaaaaaaagagagggagaACACACAAATTTGCATCAGTTGGCGAACTTGTTTAATCAAAGATAATGGGAGATTGAAAATGTGAATACACCAAATCGTTCCTTATATATTATAGACTTTTCCATTAAAGGAaaattttaattcttttctAACTTTGTAACATATGCAGTTATGCAGCTAGCTTTTCATAATATCTATAGTGGTTTTGCTTGTAATACCTGATCAAGTTTTATAATTGTTTTTGCAGCAAGCTTATTGGAGCTCGGTATTACTCGTCAACAGAGTCTGCAAGGGATGACACAGGTCACGGAACCCACACTGCCTCAACGGCAGCAGGAAATGCTGTAAGAGATGTAAGCTTTTATGGACTAGCACAAGGTACGGCAAGAGGAGGAGTTCCCTCTGCAAGAATTGCAGCATACAAAGTCTGTACCCCGGGCACATTGTGTAGTGCACATGATACCCTGGCTGCTTTTGACGATGCAATTGCTGATGGAGTCGATATTATTACAGCTTCAGTTGCATTTAGTATGATACAAGAATTCGATGTGGATCCTCTTGCAATTGGTACTTTTCACGCAATGGAGAAAGGGATACTAACCTCACATGCTGCGGGCAACAATGGACCTTCCGGTGCTACTGTAACAAGTGTAGCACCTTGGGTGCTTACAGTTGCAGCAAGTAGCATGGACCGTCGGATCATTGACAAGGTTATCCTTGGAAATGGAAGGACAGTAATTGTAATTATCAACTTCCTCTATCCTCAaaataaacttttatttatattttttattctgattttctgtcATGTCCTTTCTAATGGAAACAGGGGAATTCTGTGAACTCCTTCACATTAAATGGTACAAGTTTTCCTCTGATACATGGAAAAAATGCTTCAAAGAATTGCACAGAAACAATTGCGGGGTAATTACTGTGCCATTTCATTTTAACTgtgaaataaaggaaataatagGACGCTAGAGAACTGATTTGTTTCTTTGCAGAGGTTGTGAACAAGGTTGCCTGGACAGTAGTCTAGTGAAGGGAAAGGTTGTGCTATGTGATAAATATGGACTTCTTGAAGCATTTCAATCTGGTGCACTAGGTTCAATTTTACCCAATTTTCGAGCTGTTGATGATGCCTCTTATGTTCTCCCATTAGCTGGCACGACTATAAACAACGAAAACTATAATGTAGTCATGTCATACTTGAACTCCACcaggttgagattattttggaTACAAAGATGATTTTCTCATGATGTTTACAATTACTTTGTATAAATGATATAATGCCTCTCTTATTTTATAGATATCCTCGCGTGAACATATTAAAAAGTGAAGTCATAAAAAATCCTGCTGCACCTGCTGTTGCTTCATTCTCTGCACGTGGACCGAATTTAATTTTACCTGATATTATCAAGGTATATGTTTCAAGGTTCACCTACAGTTCTGTACTACATAACAggctttcattttcatttttccctaaacAGTTTTTCTCCTACTGTGTTTCAGCCAGATATAAGTGCCCCAGGGATAGAAATTCTGGCTGCATTTTCGTCTGCTCCTATCTCAACCACTCCTGGAGATATGAGGCGTGTTAAGTACAATATACAATCTGGAACCTCCATGGCTTGCCCCCATGTTGCTGGTGTAGCTACCTATGTTAAAACCTTCCGCCCTGATTGGTCTCCCGCGGCCATCAAATCATCTATTATGACTACTGGTATTGTCTTCATAATAGCTATTCTGTGCATGAGCATATATGATTAGTAGTTTATTTGGTAAATGCATGCGTTGCTGTATGTTTCTTGATTCAGCAGCTATTTCTTATACACATTTTCATAATCAATCTACCAAATCTTTTTGGCTTGTAGCTTGGCCCATGAATGATCCCAGCAGCAATGTTTCCACTGGTGAATTCGCTTATGGATCAGGCCATATCAATCCATTAAAAGCTATTGACCCCGGGCTTGTGTATGATGCTTCCAAAGAAGATTACATAAAGTTGCTGTGCATCAGCTATGATGAAAGCAGAGTTAGACTTGTATCAGGAGATAACAGCACATGCCCTACAGGTCCTGACAAGGGATCTCCGAAGGATCATAATTACCCTTCGATGGGAGCAAAAGTTACCGCAATGCAACCATTTACAGTTAAATTTAATAGAAGAGTTAAAAATGTTGGCAATGCAAACTCCACTTATGTAGCCAAAATCTCCCCCAATTCCAAACTCGAGATTAAAGTGGTGCCGGAAGTCCTATCCTTCAAGTCCTTGAATGAGGAGAAGACTTTTAATGTGACTGTTTCTGGAAGCAATTTGCCTTTTGAATCACGAGCATCTGCTTCACTGGTTTGGTCTGATGGTACTCATGGCGTTAGAAGTCCGATTGTTGTGTACACCGTGCCTAGAGCATGAGTGAAGAGATTTAAATTTAGAAAAGTTGTGGAACTTTTTTTGAGCTTTCAGATATAATGGACAACTCTGTgataataataaagaaaaaaacaagtgCAACTTATCTGTACTCGGGGAAAGTAAAAGTTTCTGTTTTCAAAGCTTCAAATTACTCTTCTGGTGGAAATATTAGTTAGAGCACCTAATTATAGGTTTTTCTTGTACCTGGCAGATATTAACTTTTTGGAAGAATGTTGACGTTTAGTGCGCCTTGTCAAATTAAGATTAGTTCtttgattgtaataggagagaaggttctagaattcctagtcctattcggattagttttccttgtatcataagaatatgtactttgtaatccctatatatagggctcctattatcaatagtggaacacacaattctctcatcaatctctcttgaattctcatatccttaaacacgttatcagtatgagtcctaaccctgaaatcagaACCCTAGAACCCCAACACCCTAGGAACACGTACGCACCATCCTTGGCAGTGCACACCACTTCCATCGCTGcaagtcctcctcctcctacatCATCTTCAAGTTCAAGATCAAGACCAAGAAGatgaacaagaaaagaaatccaagtaagtattttcattaaagttcctgctttccgcactttaattttatcttctttttctttggggaCTTACAACCTCCCTTagcttcttctacatcccacctttctgtaacgtgggttcgattctataAAATCGGAACCATGGAGATTCATgctatacgaactaagagcgttcgtagatttcggactaagagcgttcgtaagcatcGATTTGTACGAACTAAGAATGTTCATAGACTTaagactaagagcgtccgtaagcatcgattttgaccatacaaacatcattgtttcggtctaatccaaatttcttgaaaatcgatttcttggtagcattaaggctcggaaactttgatgtaatcattgtctattattaataaagtatcgattattctatttcatgtcttggacatatcttAAATTCAAACTATTATTTCAAAGacataagagccaatggttctcatgtggaaacacattgtgagaatggacaagagttccttctaatgactacggacatatacgagtcttagagaaatttatgtgtcACTCTAGTAGGGTATAtgtaaccactattcgagtaatTATGTCCAATGACGTCATAAGAGATGACCTTTGAGAtactgacacatataggctttgacatgaccgtttggaacacccaggtcatgatatgatccgtaatactaaagacttcacacgaacatcaattcttcagaacgaagagaagtaagaattaaaaattgattcaagGAAAAGCATGGCACGCCCTTGTGCCTCACGGCACCACCACAATGGTAGACCGGCCACCAATggctggcgccgcctaccctATGTGGCCATCACTTGGCTTCTATGCCAAGATCctctttctacttctaaagtcaattgttacttcatggctcaaccaaaatcctcattggttgcttttaaagccCATATTTTCTTCTGTTAAGCCCGTTctttaggatcgagaccatcctatgcaaagtataataaggaaataattccattcttacatagaatccaagggaTTCTGTGGttctattcaaccaacttgcaaactgcttagatattttatgatgttggttgatgtgTGGGTACGCTGGTTATGTGTCGCGCTATCATCCACTCGTTATGCTACTTATgataaactcctagcccagattATACGGCTACGGGTTCACTACccggatcatcccattcagtccattcgacttgataatgctagagagtttacatcgaaaattttcgatgactattgcatatcattggggattgatattaggcatcatattcccatgtacacaccctaATAGTCTCgaggaaaagccaccattaaacgactacgatggtagcccggacattggtaaatgcgcaccaatatttccaattggggttatgcaatatcacatgcagctatgcaaattcgtctacgacccataGCCATTTAGCCTTTATTTGCATTACAATTAGTGACTGTgtgcgagtctaatatctcgtatttacacatatttgagtgtgtgATTTATGCACCAATCACgctgccacagcgcatcaaaatgggtcattacaatgaatgcatatatatatatatatatatatatatatttgtgttggatataaatctccaactatatgtccgctatgtagaacccttgacataCGATCTCTTTATTGTTAAATTTACGGATTATTATtttaatgagacagtcttcccgtcgttagtgggagattagaacgtcaatgttcaacaggaatgacaggaattttcgtgatctgtccccactatgtctcattttgattccctaaaagtgacgagatcacatatacctgttgcaaacatgcctgcaaagattgatgtccccacaagaggacatggtggcACCCAGAGCAGATGGGCACGGCACCACCACCATAGATGGTGGTATTGTGACACTataaggtggcataatggcgtcataggtcATGGGTCTGCTAGAGAGCGTAAGAGACCCATAGGTTCTATGGATTCTCGCCataggaagagagcgagtttggcacaacttgatccattgatcattgatacttaaaatctgtctcatgagaatattttggattgtggttatgtccaagagacatagttgggggacgcctcattgttagaaccaattcttgagaatatagaaatctctacaaactacactagtgtgCACGAGGatgtgagattattgagaccaatgacatcgaaccttgctCCGTTGAAGATTATCAATGTAGAAGAAATTGGCCTAAAAGGAAatatgtgatccaggttgaattggattcactaacgaagaggaaggatttcaggCTTGATATGCCAACAcgtcctaacataaaacatgttgacagtaataggtctttgttagatagcgtgatgagaaaaagagatggtaatttCGTCTTATGGTGCAaaacttctcacaaaacgccctagaatcgactacgagaagacatattctctcataatggatgtcattgcactccactaccttgtcagtttggtagtttctgaataactgaacatgcagcttatgaatgtggtcactacatatctttatggggatctagatacagaatataatgaaggttcttgtagacttcatttacccaaatcaagtggctctagaccacgaagAACATTTGCAAtgaagttgaaacgctcactaaagtgactacttgattggaaagggatatgatgaactatgcccgcgcgtttccatgacaagttttggatttgtAATTgttgcggtttatgttgataaacataattggaacccttgagagttaagggaaaccgctaaacacctgaaatctgagtttgagatgaaggaccttgggagaacacagttttgtcaagatttagaacttgtatactgTGTCAATGAATGCTTTGGCATTCATATATAGTCAAGATGCACTTCCATGGCcgtctgtagtcttgaccctaagagggataTGTTTCGTCCTAGGGATGATAATGAAGACGTGTTAATtagcagaagtgccttacttaagtgcaataggcgcattattgtacttaacacaatacaagaccggacatctcatttgttatgaacttgttggcttgATGTAGCCCTGGCCAATGCAATGCCATTGAATTGGTGTAAAGATAATTTTTTGATACTTAAagggtacgattgatatgggcttgttttatccctacatataggaaaggaatgacggaagaatgagatCGGACCTCATTAACCAAAGTGGCGCTGTCCATGAAATGACCACCGGCCATGGCGCCGCCTTCATCCATGGTGGTCGGCGTTCTCCtcttcccctccatcaaaacgatggtgatgttttaatgggttttgctgatgcagggtatctctctgaccctcacaaaggtcgctcccaaatgggttatgtctttaccatgggaagcactgtgatatcttagaggtctacaaaacagacctttattgctacttcctcgaatcgtacagagattattgctctaaatgaatatgcatgaatgCATATGGTTAAGGTCCATAGTtggacatattcgaggaacttgtggtttgaagtctaccacaaatgaacttacatgcatttatgaggataatgcagcttgtattaaacaaatgaagttaggtttaatcaagggcgacaacaccaagcatatatcgcctaagttcttttattatcagcaacaacatacacttctaaagattgaagtgaattaAATACGATCAGAgaataatgtagcggacttattcactaagtcgttacctaaatccaccttcgagaaacatgtgaagagcatcggtttgagaaagttatccgaactcccatgatcatagcaatcagggggagatgtcgacatcagggggagctATGATGTCTATatgttcgatctcgaaaagtgaaggatgtgttgtactctttttctcctcgtTGAGGTagttttttgtcccacaaggtttttcactcgagcaaggtttttaacgaggcaacgattgaagtgtcaccaccaagtttgagcggcacaagggggagtgtttaactaggattagttctttGATTGTAACatgagagaaggttctagaattcctagtcatattcggattagttttccttgtatcataagaatatgtactttgtaatccttatatatagggctcctattatcaatagtagaacacacaattctctcattaaTATCTCTCTTGAATTCTCATATCCTTAAACAACTTTTACTCCCAAAGGAAACATAAGATGAGGAATTCTTAAGTATGACAAACGTACTA
It encodes:
- the LOC112164009 gene encoding subtilisin-like protease SBT4.6, whose protein sequence is MMMMQVYIVYLGSLSDGLYSPSSHHLSILQRVVQDSSPENVLVRSYKRSFNGFAARLTDQEREKLSKMKEVVSVFPSRTLQLQTTRSWDFMGFNEKIGRNATVESDIIVGVIDSGIWPESESFKDEGFGPPPKKWKGACEGGKKFTCNNKLIGARYYSSTESARDDTGHGTHTASTAAGNAVRDVSFYGLAQGTARGGVPSARIAAYKVCTPGTLCSAHDTLAAFDDAIADGVDIITASVAFSMIQEFDVDPLAIGTFHAMEKGILTSHAAGNNGPSGATVTSVAPWVLTVAASSMDRRIIDKVILGNGRTVIGNSVNSFTLNGTSFPLIHGKNASKNCTETIAGGCEQGCLDSSLVKGKVVLCDKYGLLEAFQSGALGSILPNFRAVDDASYVLPLAGTTINNENYNVVMSYLNSTRYPRVNILKSEVIKNPAAPAVASFSARGPNLILPDIIKPDISAPGIEILAAFSSAPISTTPGDMRRVKYNIQSGTSMACPHVAGVATYVKTFRPDWSPAAIKSSIMTTAWPMNDPSSNVSTGEFAYGSGHINPLKAIDPGLVYDASKEDYIKLLCISYDESRVRLVSGDNSTCPTGPDKGSPKDHNYPSMGAKVTAMQPFTVKFNRRVKNVGNANSTYVAKISPNSKLEIKVVPEVLSFKSLNEEKTFNVTVSGSNLPFESRASASLVWSDGTHGVRSPIVVYTVPRA